The DNA window GACGGACCATACTCCGGCAGGATAAAGGGAATGCTGGCCCAGTCAGGCTGTTCTGCCAGCGCCTGGGTGCGCGCGGTGCAGGGGAGCGCCGGCACGATAAGCTCCATCGGAATATCGCCGATTTTGGTGAACTCGATGCTGCCGGGCAGGGTTTCCGGGCGGCCAGCCAGGCCGAGATCGGCTTCGCTGGACTGGACTTTATCGACCGCATCGGCGGCATCGCCGGTGGTCAGTTTAATTTCGACCAGCGGATGCTGCGCGCGGAAGCGGTCAAGAATCGGCGGCAGGTGGCTATAAGCGGCAGTCACCGAACAAAATACCCGCAGCTCACCGCTGAGTGAGGGGCCGTGTTGGCCGATCGCGTGCTTCAACTGTTGATACTGCAACAGCGTTTGCTGGGCAAAGGTTTTCAGCTGTTCGCCCGCGTCGGTTAATTGCACGGTGCGGTTATCGCGCAGAAATAACGGTTGCCCGAGGCCTTCCTCCAACCGTTGGATCTGCCGGGAAAGCGTGGATGGGCTGACGTGCGTCGCCTTGGCGGTGCGGCCGAAGTGATGGCTTTCGGCAAGATGTAAGAACAGCTTTAAATCACGCAAATCCATATCGGTATGCTCGCAGCAGGTATGTTGCAGAAATTGCAATATAGCGTTCTTAATATATCAATTTAAGCAACGCATTTCCTGTTATACATTGAGCTCAACGTATCTCCGTACAGACAGGACGGGATAGTGAAAATAACATCGATCTCTCGTATCGACACAACATTAAAACTGGAGTACCACCATGGCTAATTATTTCAACACATTGAACCTGCGCCAGCAGTTGGCGCAATTGGGTAAGTGTCGCTTTATGGCGCGTGAAGAATTTGCGGATGAGGCAAACTACCTGAAAGGTAAAAAAGTGGTGATTGTCGGCTGTGGCGCCCAGGGCCTGAACCAAGGGCTGAACATGCGCGATTCGGGCCTGGATATCTCCTACGCCCTGCGTAAAGCAGCGATCGAAGAAAAACGCCCTTCATGGCGCAAAGCGACCGAGAATGGTTTCACCGTCGGCACCTACGAAGACCTGATCCCGCAGGCGGATCTGGTGGTTAACCTGACGCCGGACAAACAGCACTCTGCGGTCGTGCGTGCGGTACAACCGCTGATGAAAAAAGGTTCTGCGCTGGGCTATTCCCACGGTTTCAACATCGTTGAAGTTGGCGAGCAGATTCGTAAAGACATTACGGTGGTCATGGTGGCGCCAAAATGTCCTGGTACTGAAGTGCGTGAAGAATACAAACGTGGTTTCGGCGTGCCGACCCTGATCGCGGTTCACCCGGAAAACGATCCGCAGGGTGAAGGTATGGCAATCGCCAAAGCATGGGCGGCAGCCACCGGCGGCCACCGTGCCGGCGTTCTGGAATCCTCCTTCGTGGCCGAAGTGAAGTCTGACCTGATGGGTGAGCAGACGATTCTGTGCGGTATGCTGCAGGCGGGTTCTCTGCTGTGCTTTGACAAGCTGGTGGCTGAAGGCACCGATCCGGCCTATGCGGAAAAACTGATTCAGTACGGTTGGGAAACCGTGACCGAAGCGCTGAAACAGGGCGGTATCACCCTGATGATGGATCGCTTGTCCAACCCGGCCAAGCTGCGCGCTTACGCGCTGTCTGAACAGCTGAAAGGCATTATGGCGCCGTTGTTCCAAAAACACATGGACGACATTATCTCTGGCGCCTTCTCCAGCGGCATGATGGCTGACTGGGCGGAAGACGATGTGAAACTGCTGACCTGGCGTGAAGAAACCGGTAAAACCGCGTTTGAAAATGCGCAGCAGTTCGAAGGCAAAATTGGCGAGCAGGAATACTTCGATAACGGCGTGCTGATGATTGCAATGGTGAAAGCGGGCGTTGAACTGGCCTTCGAAACCATGGTGTCTTCCGGCATTATTGAAGAATCCGCTTACTATGAATCGCTGCACGAGCTGCCGCTGATTGCCAACACCATCGCGCGTAAACGCCTGTATGAGATGAACGTGGTTATCTCTGATACGGCGGAATACGGTAACTACCTGTTCGCTAACGCCGCGGTGCCGTTGCTGAAAGATTTCATGAATACCCTGCAGGCGGGCGATCTGGGCAAGGCCGTTGCGGCTACCGCCGTTGACAATGCGCAACTGCGTGATGTGAATGAAGCGGTGCGTAATCACCCAATCGAAGCCATTGGCCGCAAACTGCGTGGCTACATGACGGACATGAAACGTATCGCTGTGGCAGGTTAATACCCGTCATACCAACAGGGCCCAGCATGTGTATGAACCGGGCACATAGGTTACAGATCTGACCAGCCTCATAGGTAACGCATTTATTCTTTAATCAGCCCGGATTATACGATGGTTCTGTCTATCGTACCGGGCCAATACCAACTCCCCGAACCCTATTTCGTCCGTGTCATCGTCAACTTCTTTCATCCACACCCATTCATACCTGAGGGCCTCCGATAGGAAGATTCGTCGGCCGTTGAACCATAAATCACCTTTCACTTCCACACGCAGTAACTTCGCCCCCTTTGGTACCGGCATCTCCTTTTGTGCCCCAGTATAAATCCGGGGGGAAGGACACCAGACTGATTGGGGCGTTTTTCCTCCCAGAGCCTTATGTGGCCGAACTTCATTAAATTCTTTTCTCCATGTGTTTAGCCATGTCTGTTGTTCCTCCAGAGAGGCAAATTTATGACACTGTTTCATTCCCTCTTTCATTGTTCTGTGCATTCTTTCATGACGTCCATTCTCTGTCGGTTTCCCTGGGCGAATTCGCTCGGGAGTAACACCACATTTGATTAGCCAGATAGACATCTGGCTTAATCCCCACAGCCCGGCACCGGCAAAAGGTGGACCGTTATCGGTGCGTAGAACCTGGGGCAAACCACATTCGTGGAAGACTCGCTCGAGGCAGGGAATGACAAATTTCCCATCGGGTAAATACGTGGCATCACAGGCAAGTACCATTCTGCTGTAGTTATCCGTCAGTGTGAAAGGATGACACCAACGTCCGGTTGTATGGGTGAACTTGCCTTTGAAATCCGCGCTCCAGACATCATTTGGCTGGTTTATCTTATGGAGCACATAAGACCGTTTGGGTTTGTATTTCAATCGATTACGTTTTTTTGTCAGGCCATGGATCTTAAATATGCCCCCAATAGTACTGGCAGCGGGCACATCCGAAACATCCATATTCAAAAGTAATTGTCTTATCTTTTCCGGGCCCCATGTAGGGTGCTGCTGTTTCTTCTCAAGAAGCAATTCCACCGTTGGCAGCGGTATGGAAAGTTGATGATGGCGAGCTCGGGAATGGTCAGAAAGAGAGGAAATATCATCAGGAGAAAATCGGGACAGCCACTTATAGCCAGTTTTGCGACTAATGTTGAAACGGCGGCATAGCTCAGCGACAGAAGTATCGCCCTTCAGACAAGCGGTGACAAATTGCAAACGTTGCATGGTAACACTCTCAGGCCAAGGCACAGTAAACCTCCCTATCTCGTTAACTGTGCCAGTTATAACCTGTTACCCATGTGCCCGGTGTAAAGTGTTACCCATGTGCCCGGTTCATACACATGCTGGGCCCTTTTTTTATCTCTATTGTACCGCGGGTTATGCCGGCATGGCGGCCTGCGGGATAATGGCGCCACGGTGCTGGATGACCGCGCTGGCGGTGAGGT is part of the Gibbsiella quercinecans genome and encodes:
- the ilvY gene encoding HTH-type transcriptional activator IlvY, producing MDLRDLKLFLHLAESHHFGRTAKATHVSPSTLSRQIQRLEEGLGQPLFLRDNRTVQLTDAGEQLKTFAQQTLLQYQQLKHAIGQHGPSLSGELRVFCSVTAAYSHLPPILDRFRAQHPLVEIKLTTGDAADAVDKVQSSEADLGLAGRPETLPGSIEFTKIGDIPMELIVPALPCTARTQALAEQPDWASIPFILPEYGPSRKRVDLWFRRQRISNPLIYATVSGHEAIVSMVALGCGIALIPSVVLEHSPEPVRNRVSQLDHVPMVEPFDLGVCVQKKRLNDPLIDAFWHVLLS
- the ilvC gene encoding ketol-acid reductoisomerase, whose translation is MANYFNTLNLRQQLAQLGKCRFMAREEFADEANYLKGKKVVIVGCGAQGLNQGLNMRDSGLDISYALRKAAIEEKRPSWRKATENGFTVGTYEDLIPQADLVVNLTPDKQHSAVVRAVQPLMKKGSALGYSHGFNIVEVGEQIRKDITVVMVAPKCPGTEVREEYKRGFGVPTLIAVHPENDPQGEGMAIAKAWAAATGGHRAGVLESSFVAEVKSDLMGEQTILCGMLQAGSLLCFDKLVAEGTDPAYAEKLIQYGWETVTEALKQGGITLMMDRLSNPAKLRAYALSEQLKGIMAPLFQKHMDDIISGAFSSGMMADWAEDDVKLLTWREETGKTAFENAQQFEGKIGEQEYFDNGVLMIAMVKAGVELAFETMVSSGIIEESAYYESLHELPLIANTIARKRLYEMNVVISDTAEYGNYLFANAAVPLLKDFMNTLQAGDLGKAVAATAVDNAQLRDVNEAVRNHPIEAIGRKLRGYMTDMKRIAVAG